From a region of the Nitrospira sp. genome:
- a CDS encoding JAB domain-containing protein: MAKQSVNRLPVPQFIPRYRVTLVSEGGHTAPCGLLRDSAAAVAALRPCFAGLDREQFLVCCLDAKNASIGVNVVSIGTLTLSIVHPREVFKPAILLNACAIIAVHNHPSGDPTPSPEDRKLTTRLREAGDLLGIRLLDHLILGDDSLYSFADQGWPL, encoded by the coding sequence ATGGCCAAACAATCCGTCAACCGACTTCCCGTTCCACAGTTCATTCCGCGCTACCGCGTCACGCTGGTTTCTGAGGGAGGTCACACCGCTCCCTGCGGTCTTCTTCGCGATTCCGCTGCCGCGGTCGCAGCGTTGCGCCCATGCTTTGCTGGTCTCGATCGCGAGCAGTTCCTCGTCTGTTGTCTTGATGCCAAGAACGCCAGCATTGGCGTGAACGTCGTCTCGATCGGCACACTCACCCTGAGCATTGTGCATCCACGTGAGGTGTTCAAGCCCGCGATCCTGCTCAACGCTTGTGCGATCATTGCCGTGCACAACCATCCGTCAGGAGATCCCACACCCAGCCCGGAGGATCGGAAGCTCACCACACGACTGCGGGAAGCTGGAGACCTACTGGGCATCAGGCTGCTCGACCATCTCATTCTCGGTGACGACAGTCTCTATAGTTTTGCAGATCAAGGCTGGCCACTGTGA